The Vitis riparia cultivar Riparia Gloire de Montpellier isolate 1030 chromosome 3, EGFV_Vit.rip_1.0, whole genome shotgun sequence genome segment CATTGAAGGCTACTATAGTAGAGGATCATCCTTTCTATCCCCTTATAACTAGTAGATGTTTCTAACTATTTGACTAGAGATTATACACTCCTTTTCCACGTGTTGTTTTCGTTGGTACAAGTCCATAGAATGCCCCGATATctcaaaccaaaacaaaataacaacTAACCTAGCTATGAGTCACAAGATAATTCATTATAATAAGATTCAATATTAAGAGATTAACAATATTATGTTGTatatattcaattaattaaaggGACAATTATGTTTGAAGGTATTCATACTTCGACAATTGGGTCGGCATCCATAAAAGATGCATAATTAACATTAAGTTTGTTGTGTgggcaaaaacaaaaataaaacaattcacACAAAAGTATATGGAGTTTTAACGAGATTCGGCCAAAGTTTGCATTCATGGATaagagaaaattattataaagaatattaaagaAGACAAACATGTTTACATTCATGGATAAGAGAGAACTAGTTCAcattataaagaatattaaaaaatacaaaaacaaatacaacTATTAGGTTCCTAAAACAAGAGCCCATTGATTTATCGAGTATCTCTCattctttcttatatttttgtcAACCTCATATAGTCTTAATGAACTCATATTGAGATAGATTGTCATCTATTACCAATAGATCGCCCGAGACAGATTGTCCTCTATTACCAATAAGGGTGATAATGAGACAGATTTGAGATAGATTATCCTCTTCTTGACTTTGTCTcgtttatacaaaatatttttcatctcaaccctaataaaaatatttaataagagGGGGGGACgtttaaaaatttaatctttaaaaaattatttaaagaaaataattgcattacaagtaaatatattttatagataaataaactattataatttttttataacttattttatcacgaaatacttttttattattttatgtgccttaaaaataagaaaaaataagaaaaaataaaaaattaaggcaAGTAGGACAAGACAATACTTAAACCCTAAACTCATCCtgggttttgaaaaaaatctcaaactcatATATAATACGTTTGCTTTAATTCTAAATCCATCACGTTAGGAGTGAATCAGAACGGGTACCGAAAAACCTGGTGTGATTGTGATTCCTAAGCACATTTGTGATGGATGACTCATTTAATTGTGCTGGATAGAGCTAATGGAAAGGACAACGAGGATTGCCATATCAAAAAAGATAAACactatatatagaaaaatatgtatagAGAAAAAGTATAGACTACATAGAAAAATACTAGTTTGGAAACATGTGACTTTGGCATCAGTACGTTAATCTTGtattcttcctttcttcttctgagTTGCATGTAAGTAGCTGCCATTTTACACCTACTACTGTCTTGAAGTGGTAAAACAGGAATCAGAATACCATTCTTTAAGAAATAACtctaaaccaaaaataaataattactatCCTTTCCATGCTTTACATTGGGTGTTAACTCATATGAGTCAAGCAGTCCCCCTACCACTCTTAGTTAATCACAAGGGCCATTTTTCAATCATCCTACTTCCTGCTTCCTACACCCCCTAAAAGCTTTCGTGACCTTGTGGAACATCGCCATCTACAGAATTTGCTATTGTCTCATTaataaaacacataaaatagaacataaactaaaattttaaaaaaaaaaaaaaaaaaagggatgttCATAGTGGGTTTAATTAGTCTACCGTGCCCCATTCAAATAAAAGCACAAAGTCCTGCAAATGATATGAATCTTTCTAATTGAAACAAAAGATTGGATTGAACTGGATTGCTTCCCAGTTCAAATTATTGCTGCAATTAGCATAGAATCACATGAACAAACAGAAAAGTAGTGAGTAGGTAAAATAGAATGCTAATATCAATGCTAGCCACGGAACCCAATAATAGTAGACAATAGAACAACACATACctgctttgtttttttcctttgtttccttCTATCTTGATGCTGTTGATCATGTGCTGCCTGCCTCTGAGAGCCATCTATAGACTCTTCTTTTCATGTTTCTGCACTTATAAAAGCCTCCATAGACTCTTCAACTACCATCAGAAGGAGCTAGCTAGGCATGGAGAAGACAGCTCTGGTTTTAGTGGCTTTCTCACTGGCCGTGGCCATGGCCATGCCACTGGTCCACAGCACCATTGGAGACCCCAAAGAGGTTGATGAATGGCTGCACAAGATCCAGCATGCAAAGCAGAAAATGACCCGGTTCCACTTCTACTACCATGACATCCAAAACGTGAGCTCAATGAAGGTGGCTCAGGCCTCTATCACAGACAAATCACCCACCTTTTTCGGCCTTACAAATATGATGGATGACCCTTTAACCGAAGGACCCGAACTCACATCCAAGCAAGTGGGTCGGGCGCAGGGACTGTATGGCTTATCAGGGTTGAATGAGTTCAGTCTTTTGATCATCATGAACCTTGCCTTCACAAGTGGAGAGTATAACCGCAGCACTCTAACCATTCTGGGTCGGTACGAATCGGCACAGCTTACGATCCAAGAGATGCCCATAGTTGGTGGGAGTGGGGTTTTCCGACTGGCTCATGGGATTGCATCAGGCAGGACGTATTCCCGCAATGCCACCAGCGGTAATGCTGTTGTCGAGTTCAATATTGTGGCCATTCATTATTGAGGAATGGCGGTGGAgtgatgtttatttttgtttttgtccaTGTTGCTATGGTCAACTtagtttgtaatttgtggaatCTGATGTTCTTGGCTTTGAGAATTCTGCCATTTATACCTCTTGACATTTGTGTTTCCAATAAGTAATACTGTTGATGGAGGATACGATTGTTGGGTTTAACTTTTAACCCATCAGCACACTTGTAGGCCAGTGGGCAGGCCCAGGGGCCCTATGGCTCAGCTGGGTTGGTTTGGCCTCCAACATTGCCTCCATAAGTGGAGAGTACATTGATGGTAGCACTCTAGACCTGAGCATTATGGCTAAGAACTCTGGGAACTGGCAGTTAATTAACTActtgatttcattttcaactCAACAAATACCAAAACGGTAAGAAAGCCGTTTTCATTTTCATCTGAACTCACCAATTCTGATCAAAGTACGAAAGTTGCACACTACAACCAAGTTCCACTTGGGGTCCAGCCCATGACGGCTCTCTTAAATCAGCCCTAAGACCCTTGATATGAGCTTCTGGAAACAGCAAGATATTATTCAAGAACATGCTAAATAATCTTAACCTTATTATTTAAGATAATTCCCTTTTGATGATAGAGCAGTTATGGCAAACTTGGATGGTAAGGCACACTGAAGCTCCTACCATGAGGAGGGCTACTCAAAGTGGTGCAGGTTCGAGCGTGCTTACTCGTCCTAAAGTCCatattgtggatgatttttcaGTAGAGGATTGCAGGGGTCAAGTTTAGCATCCCAAAGGATGTTAACATTAAATTACTTCAAAGTTCATTCTTTTTTACTCACAAATAAACAATCAAAGCACGTCATATGTTTTACTAGGGAGCAATTCCATGTCAAGCTCCATCTACCTTTGCCTTCATTAGTGAGGCAATTGTTCTATTACTTAGGGATTCCTCCTTCTTTCACTCACCCGAACGCCATTTGCATCCTCACGGGTTGTAGCGTGTTGAATCTTTTATACAACCTGAAACTTTCATTTCGGGAAATTTTATTCATCTACaccatcaaattaaataaatagggGAAATTCTTGCTCTCTGCCTGTAAGTGTCCACCTAAGATGATTATAGGGTTACCTGATTCAAGAAAGGCTTGGGCGACCGGACACGTAATAGTGTCAAGAAACTAGGAGTCTTCATCGCCCGATCCTTACGGTCCTTTTTCCTTTAATCACACCCTGGACTTGCCTAGTAAGTCTTTGTGAAGTAGCACTTTTGAACAACTACCTTTTTCCGGTCTCAAACATACCACTTACTTTCTTACCCTTGTGCAATCAGGGACAATCGAGGCTGCATTGCTGAATGGATTGAAAAGCCCTCATGGGAGCGCCTAACCAAGTTATTGAATATCGACGTCAGCCAATAAAACTATGCACTTTTGCTAACTAAACTCAACTTAAGGAACATAATCTCACTGTCAGAAGCTTTCATTCCCTAGGTTCTTCCTTAGCTTGCACCTCATGAGCTAGTGAAGAAACCGAGAATAATTCAATTGTATATTCAATCGTGTGTATTTTACATAATCGGGTCCCTAGTTAACATATACACAGAgagcaaaatatggaaaaaaaatatatgaaaaaaataaaataaaatcatataaatcaCCACAATATCTATCACGATTGGGGCTTCAATCTTCTACCACAATATCCTACAAATTACCCTTCAAATCATACGGgatttccacactccccctcaagttggatcATAGATATTAATCATGTCCAACTTGcaaataaaatcttcaaaaattgatttatgtAACCCCTTAGTGAATATATCTGTCAATTGTTCCCTTGTAGGAATTTAAGTCATGCAAATAGTCCCCTTTTCAATTTTCTCCTTTATAAAGTGTCTATCCACTTTTATATGTTTGGTCTTGTCGTGTTGAATAGGATTATGAGAAATACTAATGGTGGTTTTGTTGTCGCAATAGAGTTTGATGGGGAACTCTACTGTAATGTGTAGTTCTTCCAACGGTTTCTACAACCATAGTCCTTCACACATACCTTGTGCAACTGCTCCGAATTCAACCTCAACACTGCTTTTGGCTACTACAttgcttcttacttctccatgttactaGATTTTCCTAGACATAGGTACAATAGCCGGTAGTAGACCTTCTGTCTTCTACTGATCCCGCTCAATCTGCATTTGTATAGATCTTGTCTATTTTTCCGTTCTACAACCCCATTTTGCTGAGGgatgtcaacgcaagaactttgATGGATAATACCATTTTCTTGTAGATAAGTGCTCAAGGGGTGATTGAAATACTCAGTACCATTATTAGTacgaagaatttgaattttggtgtgAAACTGAGTTTGTATCATAGAGTGAAAGTTCATGAAGACTGATCGAACCTCAATTTTATCAGTCAACAAATATACCCAACACAGGCgagtgtgatcatcaataaaagtaataaaccattttttatgggtCCTATTAAGGATACATGAGGGTCCCCATAGATCACTGTGGATTAGAGTAAATGGTATGGATGGTTTATacttaaatttattgaaaagatGCACGATGGTGTTTGGCAAGTTCACACATTTCACACTGAAAATCCCATGAAGCTTTATTTGAACATAGTGAAAGAAATAAATGTTGCAAGTACTGAAAACTAGGATGACCCATCCTTTTGTGCCATAACAAAAGTTTACTTTCCCTAAGACAACATTCAGAATTACAAACAGTAGGAGGACACTGTCCACGCACATTAGCTTCATCGAAGTAATATAGTCCTTCAAGTTCCTTGGcactgccaatcgtcttccccgatGATAGGTCCTGAAAAACATAATGAGAGGGTAGGAATTTAACTGAGCAATTAGACTGTTTGGTTAACTGGCTAATAGACAGCAAATTGTAAGATAAATTAGGAACATATAGGATAGGGTTGAGAGTAATAGACTCAGATATACGAATACTCCGTTTGCCAGCAACTAGGGATAAAGTACCATctgcaatttttacttttaaattaccGGCACAAGGAgagtatgtagaaaataaattatgagcATCAGTCATATGATCAGATGCACCAAAGTCAATAATCCAAGGAGTAATATGAGACGTGGTGCTAAATGTTGTCAGAAAGGTACCTTTGTGGGCTAAAGAACCAAAGGACAGGGTAGTAAAAGACTGACCAAAGgtttggaaattagaaaaaaaaaaaaactcataattttGCAAGCTAGTCAGAATTAAACCCCACACTAAAAGCTAACTGATGATTTTCTATGGGCGTTTTGTCTGCCTGGGTTTCGAGGGAGGCTTGATGACTATGGGCTTTATTAGGTTGTCTGGGCTTCCAATCCACGGGTTTGCCATGTAAAGTCCAACAAGTGTCTTTAGTGTGGCTCATTTTCTTACAATGCTCACAATTAGTTCTCTTAGACTGTCTTGGGACAGATCCAACGTGAGGCCAATGAGTTACAAGTGCTGAAGCCTCGGGCCCAGAAGTGAGATGTTCCCGCAACATCACTTTCCTTCTGTTATCCTCACGTCGCACCTCAGAGAATACCTCTCGGATGGAGGGCAGTGGTCGATGACTAAGAACTTTGTTCCTAACGTCGTCAAGCTCACGGTTCAACCCCGCTAGAAACTCTAAGACTCTCTCattctccatcttcttcttaaAGTGCACACTGTCACCCGTGCACTTTCATTCCTCTTCACAGTTGAGATCGAGATCTTGCCACAGACCCAGCATCTCGGTGTAGTATTCCATGACTTCTCGATCTCCTTGCTTCATCTGCTAGAGTTGCATCTTGAGTTCAAAGGTTTGGGAAGCATTCTCAGCATCGAAGTATGTTTCCCGTATCGCATCTCACACATCATTTTCCGTTGGGAGGAACATATACGTTTTGTCAATGATTAGCTTCATGGAGTTAATCAAGCATGAGATGATGAAGGAGTTTTCGGACCGCCATTTCTAAGATGCTGCTACATCGGTCAAAGGTGGTTGCCGAGTCTCCCTAGTAAGAAACCCTAGTTTTCTCTTTCCGTCAATAACAAGCTTGATTGTCTGTGCCACTCTCTGTAATTCTTACCGTTCAATTTTTCAACAATAAGATTGAGTGGGAAATTGTCGAATGCATCGGCCGAGCCCATAGAGGAGTTTTTCTCCGACTCTCTTTCCTGTGTTGTCGATTGACTGGACTCATGGTTGTCTCCTTTTTGGGCCACCATGGATTGATTAGGGTTTTAGAGCAATCcgtgctttgataccatgaagaaactGAAAATAATTCAATTGTACATTCAATCGTATGTATTTTACATAATCGGGTCCCTATTTAACATATACATAGAGAGCAAAATatggaacaaaaaaataaaaatataaaaaaaaaaatcatacaaataaCCACAATTAGGGTCTCAATCTTCTACCACAATATCCTACAAATTACCCCTCAAATCATACAGGATTTCCATAACTAGTTCTTGGGGTATACTTTACTCCCAATGACTTCATTACAAGAAAATTTAGCCACTCTCCTGAAATCAACACGGAAACCTCACAAGAAAGCGAAGAGCACATAGACTCACAGGAGTGGTCCATCTCCCTGACTCGAACAAATCCGCTCATGTTAGCCTGCACTCTTTAATAGAGTGCACCATTTATGTCTCGGCCTCAGAGACTAATGCGCCTTCTAATTTGCCACACATAATCCCAAATATTAGTTCTACCAAACAAGCCTCCTCGACCATAATTATTATTGAAGATATGGAAGAGATGGAAGACGAGGCTATGAATATTTTCTATAGCCAcaagaagagaaggaagaaaaagttCACAGAGGTCTCATTCTCCTCAAGGGCTGCTACAGAGCCCAATTCAAGTAAGGCCTAGGGTACACCTGCCACCTTTGGTATTCTAGAAGTTTCTTCTCCGTTGCAAGCAGCTCATGGCAAGGTGATCATTTCGGGCCTTCACCCAGAGGCAATCAAAACATAAACCCATATTGCCCACCTTTAATGGAAGAAGTAGGAGAAATACTCAACCAATACCCGATTTTTATTGGCCTAGACCCTTCATTGCCAAATGTCGGTGTTCTTTTCCCCTCAACTGAGCAAATAACTATTGAGGTGCCTAGACGTTCTAATCTAAACTTCACAGCTAACATCCCAATCAGAGTTCCTACCAAAGTGGTCCAACCTATTGCGACCATATTGTAAGAAGCTTTCATCCACATGTCCTTCCCAAACTCAAGACCCTTTGGTCGACCAGGGCAAACATATAACCTATCTAGGATTACTCCGTTTGGACCAAGATAAGCTCCATCTGACACCAGAAATGAGAAGTTTTCCTTCTTCCACAATGTCAGACGGAATAAACAAACCAAGCCGGCTAAACCTTTCAGATGGGCAAATCAATCCAGTCAAGTCCTCAAAATTTCTTACATGCGTGGTTAATCATACATGATGTCTGAGCGGCGGAGTAGACGTTTGATGTCTGAGCAACGGACCAGACACTTGATGTCTGAGCGACGGACTAGACGTAATTTACACCCAAAAGTCAATGTCAATCAATTGTTACACACAATCCCAGACATTGACAAGTTAAATGCACAGTCAACTACATGGTCCAAGATTTTGGCACTACAGTCAGCAAAGGGCACCAGTTAGTAGCCCTTACTTGATGTGATTGCCCAGTCCACGTAGGAGTGACGGTGTTGACTGTCCTATCAAGGCTCGATTTACCCCCTAAGGGTAATCATCATTACAAGAAAGGCAAGACTGCATAATCAGCACTATAATGACGGTGTCATCAGCTTTATATAAACCCCTCAAAAAGTACAAACAAGGTACATGCTCATTCTCTTCCACAAAAAAATAGTTAGAACTATCCTCAGTGATTTCTAACTTAAGCTTCAGAGGAGTGTGCCCGGACCACATGTTCGGACATCCTTCTATGCAAGGAAGAAGTCCGCCTGACTCTAGCGAAGCTGGACAAACTTGAATCCAGTTGGCTCGACACCAACACATATGGGATCTAAACGGTGACTATTGCGACCAAATCACTAGATGGTACTTTCAACAACGTCATCCaactttttcttcctttacTGTGATTATTTTCCTAAGTCTTATGTCTCTTTTAACAGGGCATTGCTACAATATATAAGAGACTTAAATCGTCGATTTCACCTTTTGAATGGGAAATTGGAAGTGGCGAACAAACTAAGGAATTTTGCTACTAAGTCTATCAAGAAGCAAAGGAGCTTGGAGACGGCACTAGCGTTCGCTCAGGCTCGCACGACAGAGATTGATAATAAGAACAAACTTCTCCGGCATCTATGCAATCTTTCCAAGTCGAGTGCGGGAAATTAAAAGAAGATCAAAAAAGAAATACAGAGGAGATTGAGTGTCTTCAAACTACATTGGATCATCTAAGGCCACCATAAAATCTCAACATGCTAAACTAACTGTTGACTATGACAagcaaattaaacaaaatgtaCTGGTATGCGTATCGGCGTTGCAAGCAAAAGCACAACATTACAAAAGACCTCGACAAAATGAAGATTTTGTAATTGATGATGACGAGGCCAATCCGAAGGACCCCGCTCTAGACGACTCTCAGATTGGTGGAGGTGCAGTTACAATTGGAGTGAATGGAGAAGACATGCTTGCAACCAACCCGGCTACTTCCACTGCTCCCATACCTGAGGAAAAAACCAATCAAGAGAACCCCATTGTCATCAAGGTTACCACTCGAGATGAGAACTTAGAAAGCTTGAAGTGCGAGACTCCCATCCAGTTGGGGACAATATAGAGCTTTACCGGCTTTTGCCTTTCTTTTTGGACAATTTTCTCAATAGGGCTTTAATTTTTTGCTTGGTTACCACTACTTAtccaaatgatttttttttttcaacacttTGTGCTTGGAGGCatttcctctttttgtttttttgtttttttttttttttttttttttacatattctaTTTGAATTCACTATCCTGATAAACAAGGTATTTTATGTCCAGCATTCCCTGGAAATACTTGTTTTAAATTACCTTCTATCAGGAGAAAGAAGGGAGTGCAATgcacttgtttctttttcataatGCAAGCTTCATGTTATGCTCCTCGTGGtaactaaagaaaaattttattcaaagtaaGCTTGCTATGAATAATACCTTTCAAATTCTAAACATTCCAAGGCCGGGGTATACGTTTCCCGTTCAATTTTTCAAGATGGTGTGTCCCTCCTTGTCCGGCTTCGATTACTCTGTCTGGACCTTCCTAATTTACCTGAAGCTTCTCGGCCATCGGTTCTACCATATTCTCGAACATTCTTCCCAATACCAGATATCTGGGTTGTAACGAGCGTTGTTTGGCCCGCTTGTTATAATATGCCATAGCTTGATGATGGTAGGCCTCCATCCAGATCAGGGTCGTTTTCCTTAATCCGCCCAGTCCAAACTACCCTCTTATCTCTTGATTCTCTTGCAGATGTTGAACAATGCATAATATGGGCATTCTTACCTCTATTGGGATAACTGCTTCCATGCCAAATGCTAAGGAACATGGAGTTTCTCCTGTTGGACATCGTCGGGTTGTTACTTGTTTGTTTCAGTTCTCATTGTTGATTACTTGTTTAATTTGCTTCCTCGCCATGAGGTGCTTGGCTTTGTTTAATTATTAGgttaataataaatagaagtGATTGTAATGGTTATTTTGGATGTATCTCAACGtctcatttgaaaaaaatgtttctCACATTATTGGTTTTAAAGTTATAAGAGTTTACTTAATTTATAGTACACCCATAGAAGAATATATGTTCTGATTGatatcacaaaataaaatctcataatataaatatttttatttctttcctcaaCTTATCAAAAGTAgtaaattttttagatttctttCTATAAATTTATATGACATTCATATAAAAGATGGTTTTCGGTAGATAGCCTTTACCtatattttgatacaaatataaaagaaatatttagtTAGAATACTTTCATCCATAGGACATTTGGGTCGACATCCAATCACCCAAGTCTTAAACACCACATTTTAGGATGGTAACGAGATGGATTCGGAACAGATCACCCTATTCTTGACCTTGTCTCATTTAGACAAAGTATTTCCCACCTCATCCtaataacaatttaattttaaaaaaaattgttaaaaaataattaccttgcgaataaatatattttatacataaataaaatattataattttttataacgtATTTCattaataagtattttttattattttatgtgtcttaaaaataagaaaatttttaaaaataaattaaattattttttttaaattaatcataTATTAATTGTAGGCATGTGGGATAAGGCAATACTTGGAACCCTAAACCCATCCTAGGTTTTGAAAAGGATCTCAAATTCATCTCTaatccatttattttaattccaaatCCATCATATTAAGGGGGAAACGAGAcagataccaaaaaaaaaaaacccagtgCCATCGTTATTCCTATCACATTTGTGATGGATGACCCATTTAATTGTGCAGGAAAGAGCTAATGAAAAGACAACGAGGATTGCCATTTCAAAGAAGATATACACtaatatagaaaaatatgtatagAGAAAAAgtatatactatatatatatataaaaaaaatactagttTTGAGACATGTGACTTCGGCATCAGTATGTTAATCTTGTATTCTTCGTTACTTCTTCTGAGTTGCATGTAAGTAGCTGGCATTTTACACCTACTACAATGTCTTGAAGTGGTAAAACAGGAATCAGAATACCATTCTTTAAGAAATAACtctaaaccaaaaataaataattactatCCTTTCCATGCTTTACATTGGGTGTTAACTCATATGAATCAAGCAGTCCCCCTACCACTCTTAGATAATCACAAGGGCCATTTTTCAATCATCCTACACCCCCTAAAAGCCTTCATAACCTTGTGGAACATCGCCATCTACAGAATTTGCTATTGTCTCattaataaaacatataaaatggaacataaactaaaattaaaaaaaaaaaaaaaaaaaaggtgggggaTGTTCATAGTGGGTTTAATTAGTCTACCGTGCCCCATTCAAATAAAAGCACAAAGTCCTGCAAATGATATGAATCTTTCTAATTGAACCAAAAGATTGGATTGAACTGGATTGCTTCCCAGTTCAAATTATTGCTGCAATTAGCATAGAATCACATGAACAAACAGAAAAGTAGTGAGTAGGTAAAATAGAATGCTAATATCAATGCCAGCCACGGAACCCAAAATAGTGGACAATAGAACAACACATACctgctttgtttttttcctttgtttccttCTATCTTGATGCTGTTGATCATGTGCTGCCTGCCTCTGAGAGCCATCTATAGACTCTTCTTTTCATGTTTCTGCACTTATAAAAGCCTCCATCGTCTCTTCAACTTCCATCAGAAGGAGCTAGCTAGTCATGGAGAAGACAGCTCTGGTTTTGGTGGCTTTCTCACTGGCCCTGGCCATGGCCATGCCAGTGGTCCACAGCACCATTGGAGACCCCAAAGAGGTTGATGAATGGCTGCACAAGATCCAGCATGCAAAGCAGAAAATGACCCGGTTCCACTTCTACTTACATGACACAGTTGCAGGTCAAAACGTGAGTGCAATGAGGGTGGCTCAGGCCTCCATCACGGACAAAACACCCACCTTGTTTGGCCTTACAATTATGATGGATGACCCTTTAACCGAAGGACCCGAACTCACCTCCAAGCAAGTGGGTCGGGCGCAGGGGCTGTATGGCTTATCAGGATTGAATGAGATGAGTGTTCTGATCGTCATGAACCTTGCCTTCACAAGTGGAGAGTATAACCGCAGCACTCTAACCATTCTGGG includes the following:
- the LOC117911566 gene encoding dirigent protein 19-like — its product is MEKTALVLVAFSLAVAMAMPLVHSTIGDPKEVDEWLHKIQHAKQKMTRFHFYYHDIQNVSSMKVAQASITDKSPTFFGLTNMMDDPLTEGPELTSKQVGRAQGLYGLSGLNEFSLLIIMNLAFTSGEYNRSTLTILGRYESAQLTIQEMPIVGGSGVFRLAHGIASGRTYSRNATSGNAVVEFNIVAIHY
- the LOC117911570 gene encoding dirigent protein 23-like, which encodes MEKTALVLVAFSLALAMAMPVVHSTIGDPKEVDEWLHKIQHAKQKMTRFHFYLHDTVAGQNVSAMRVAQASITDKTPTLFGLTIMMDDPLTEGPELTSKQVGRAQGLYGLSGLNEMSVLIVMNLAFTSGEYNRSTLTILGRYGPSQTIQETPIVGGSGVFRLAHGIATSTLYSSNATNGNVVIEFNVVAIHY